Proteins found in one Xyrauchen texanus isolate HMW12.3.18 chromosome 30, RBS_HiC_50CHRs, whole genome shotgun sequence genomic segment:
- the LOC127623739 gene encoding tumor necrosis factor ligand superfamily member 6-like — translation MNGDFDHTSPPVFTVDSGGGFPKQHQYYHEQVHGRRDPVLVPCWTFPPARAEEKRRGCGGMNVGITWILASILLLVFAALGLGAYQILRLRAEFERLTQEIPTQIQSFAPQRQVGLKPAELDKTKQKAAAHLIGHADQSKSSRTLKWEVKYGEAFIDAVKYSNGDLQVNDTGLYFIYSHVEFIASTCNPTDSLIHTVFVKRNGNERTIMEDHRGGFCLAWSKQPWTVSSHLGSLQRLKQFDWLFVNVSHPHLLNTNYHQNYFGLFKIH, via the exons ATGAACGGTGACTTTGACCACACGTCTCCTCCAGTGTTTACGGTGGATTCTGGTGGAGGTTTTCCTAAACAGCATCAGTATTACCACGAGCAGGTGCATGGACGGAGAGATCCAGTTCTGGTACCCTGCTGGACATTTCCCCCAGCCCGAGCTGAGGAGAAGAGAAGGGGCTGTGGGGGAATGAATGTCGGGATCACATGGATACTGGCTTCGATACTCCTGTTGGTTTTTGCAGCCCTTGGACTGGGAGCCTACCAGATACTGAGGTTGCGGGCTGAATTTGAAAGGCTGACACAG GAAATTCCCACACAAATTCAGAGCTTTGCTCCGCAGAGACAAGTTG GCCTAAAACCAGCAGAGTTGGACAAGACCAAACAAAAGGCAGCTGCACACCTAATAG GCCATGCAGACCAGAGCAAATCATCTAGAACTCTGAAATGGGAAGTGAAATATGGTGAGGCCTTCATAGATGCCGTCAAGTACAGCAACGGTGACCTTCAAGTCAATGATACTGGCCTTTACTTTATTTATTCCCATGTGGAGTTTATCGCAAGCACTTGCAATCCCACAGACTCTCTTATTCACACTGTCTTTGTTAAGAGAAATGGCAATGAGAGGACAATCATGGAAGATCATCGAGGTGGCTTCTGTTTGGCATGGAGCAAGCAGCCGTGGACTGTAAGCAGTCATCTTGGCTCTCTTCAACGTCTCAAGCAGTTCGACTGGCTGTTTGTCAATGTGTCACACCCCCATTTGCTCAACACCAACTATCATCAGAATTATTTTGGCCTCTTCAAGATCCACTGA